In the Longimicrobiales bacterium genome, one interval contains:
- a CDS encoding MarR family transcriptional regulator yields MIGERMIERTPGVTRLIDWMEKRGWVVRKRCTEDRRRVWCRVTQEGLGLLDSLDDILNAVDDSLGVALEPSELT; encoded by the coding sequence ATGATCGGCGAGCGGATGATCGAACGGACGCCTGGCGTCACCCGCCTGATTGATTGGATGGAGAAGCGAGGTTGGGTCGTTCGCAAGCGTTGCACAGAAGACCGGCGCCGTGTGTGGTGTCGAGTTACGCAGGAGGGACTAGGCCTGCTCGACTCACTCGATGACATCTTGAATGCCGTGGACGACAGTCTCGGCGTAGCGCTGGAACCGTCCGAATTGACCTAA
- a CDS encoding creatininase family protein, which yields MKRVLLFAAAALVLTPCGTEAQHTGLPEIVKVKNYLPHMTRPEVEDLLTRSDMVLIPVASLEQHGTHLPIGTDYLNGVERAKLIAQRVDILVAPIMMPGQSPYHMGFAGTVTLPSELIQEVYVEAAKSLIQHGFKRFLFMNAHGGNRAITTFIVDRINQETAGIAVSLDAVTGPFRDRTVSRDLPLPAEPMFDRHGGTPETSSSLYMIPQLVDLDAAYAAELTLPPHMEEMLPEVVAGDATALAVFLAEGLKDEATGKGTSSVEMSSTGVWGVRDPAEATLERGRVGTEAGVAAAVAFIERWNELRPPGTGR from the coding sequence ATGAAGCGTGTCCTGTTGTTCGCCGCCGCCGCTCTCGTCCTCACACCGTGCGGTACAGAAGCCCAACACACAGGGCTACCCGAGATCGTGAAGGTGAAGAACTACCTCCCACACATGACTCGTCCCGAGGTGGAAGATCTCCTAACTCGAAGTGACATGGTGCTGATCCCCGTCGCTTCTCTTGAGCAACATGGGACGCACCTGCCCATTGGCACCGACTACCTCAACGGTGTGGAACGAGCAAAACTCATCGCGCAACGTGTGGACATTTTGGTGGCGCCCATAATGATGCCGGGGCAGTCACCCTATCACATGGGGTTCGCCGGCACGGTGACGCTGCCTTCTGAGCTGATCCAAGAGGTCTACGTCGAGGCAGCGAAGAGCCTGATACAGCATGGGTTCAAGCGCTTTTTGTTCATGAACGCCCACGGCGGAAACCGCGCAATCACGACATTCATCGTGGATCGTATCAACCAAGAGACCGCAGGGATCGCGGTGAGCCTGGACGCCGTAACGGGTCCCTTCAGAGACCGCACAGTCAGCCGAGACCTACCGCTTCCGGCCGAGCCCATGTTCGATCGGCACGGGGGCACGCCAGAAACATCAAGCTCACTCTACATGATTCCTCAACTCGTCGACCTCGACGCTGCATACGCAGCCGAGCTCACACTTCCGCCACACATGGAAGAGATGCTGCCAGAAGTGGTCGCCGGAGATGCGACGGCGCTCGCGGTATTCCTTGCCGAAGGCCTCAAGGACGAAGCGACCGGCAAGGGGACCTCTTCCGTGGAGATGTCGAGCACAGGGGTATGGGGCGTCAGAGACCCCGCAGAAGCCACGCTCGAGCGCGGGCGCGTGGGGACCGAGGCAGGCGTAGCCGCAGCCGTCGCGTTTATCGAGCGCTGGAATGAGCTGCGACCGCCGGGGACGGGTCGCTAG
- a CDS encoding serine hydrolase encodes MKHIRATLFMWVALVAFGGLTPASTAAQCADCVFPGDEWTILRGPGLAQAGWDVQALRGVTRFLADSANSTGVVVAHKGRLVYTFGDIEELSYLASVRKSILSMLYGYWVENGTIDLSATMEDIGVDDVGGLLPIEKQAQIGHLITARSGVYHPASNGGDNLGDAPARGSQQPGEYMLYSNWDFNAAGGVFEMLTGRDLYDETQAQIGIPIGFQDWNRPIHQKGGDLSRSRFPSYHFHLSTRDMARIGHLMLNEGSWDGRQVISREWAKEIVSVVTPLEEMNPVGRRDGYFGYGYMWWVFDGPLAVGPFAGAYTGRGAIGQWITVFPAVDLVISHKTNSVYGRTTSWDSWHRMIELLFDAGNVEMSGPYPWG; translated from the coding sequence ATGAAGCACATCCGCGCGACGCTGTTCATGTGGGTCGCTCTCGTTGCATTTGGCGGACTGACCCCTGCCTCCACCGCCGCCCAGTGCGCGGACTGCGTCTTCCCCGGAGACGAGTGGACGATCCTGCGTGGGCCTGGCCTGGCCCAAGCCGGTTGGGACGTGCAGGCGCTCCGCGGCGTGACCCGCTTCCTGGCCGACTCCGCGAACTCGACCGGTGTCGTGGTCGCCCACAAAGGCCGGTTGGTTTACACCTTCGGCGATATCGAAGAGCTCTCGTATCTCGCGTCGGTGCGGAAGAGCATCCTCTCGATGCTCTACGGCTACTGGGTCGAGAACGGCACGATCGATCTCAGCGCAACGATGGAGGACATTGGAGTCGATGACGTGGGCGGGCTCCTCCCCATCGAGAAGCAAGCGCAGATCGGGCACCTCATCACCGCGCGGTCAGGCGTCTACCACCCTGCCTCGAACGGTGGCGACAACCTGGGCGACGCCCCTGCCCGGGGTTCGCAGCAACCAGGCGAGTACATGCTGTACAGCAATTGGGACTTCAACGCCGCCGGCGGGGTCTTCGAGATGCTCACAGGGCGGGACCTCTACGACGAAACCCAAGCGCAGATCGGGATCCCGATCGGGTTCCAGGACTGGAATCGCCCCATCCACCAGAAGGGTGGCGACCTCTCACGATCTCGCTTCCCCTCCTATCACTTCCACCTCTCGACTCGTGACATGGCCAGGATCGGGCACTTGATGCTGAATGAGGGGAGCTGGGATGGACGGCAGGTGATCTCCCGCGAGTGGGCCAAAGAGATCGTGTCCGTGGTGACCCCGCTTGAGGAGATGAACCCGGTCGGCCGCCGTGACGGCTACTTCGGGTACGGGTACATGTGGTGGGTCTTCGATGGGCCCCTGGCTGTGGGCCCCTTTGCGGGCGCCTACACAGGGCGCGGAGCCATCGGACAGTGGATTACGGTCTTCCCTGCCGTCGATCTCGTGATCTCCCACAAAACCAACTCGGTGTACGGTCGAACCACGAGCTGGGACTCGTGGCATCGGATGATCGAGCTGCTCTTTGACGCGGGCAATGTGGAGATGTCCGGACCGTACCCGTGGGGGTGA
- a CDS encoding GMC family oxidoreductase, which translates to MSDDLQHYDADFVVIGSGFGGSVSALRLAEKGYKVVVLEQGKRYERSDFPETSWGLKKYLWMPRFGWGGIQAVSFFRHMLVLHGTGVGGGSLVYANNLIHPPAQAFGEDEWGRADWVGRLEPHYAEARRMLGASPCEGLGRTDELLEQVAAEMPGSGTLRASDVGVFFGESGVEVADPYFGGEGPRRTGCTRCGACMIGCRVGAKNTLDRNYLWFAERLGVEIVPETRVTGIEPRDGGYTVHVRDPLRRDPGRRSWRAKQVVVAGGVLGSVHLLLRSRDKGWLPDLSPRIGEFVRTNSEELLVVESKDRTVDLGDHVAITSGLQADADTFVEMVRLNRGSDVLFWLTAPLAGVSRLPQAVAPLVAALSSIPRFLLGLWPFGRASRSAILLAMQPTEGHLSLVLQRRWLGLGRAVLKSELPIGEKPPAVRIPVAREIARRLAEKMNGTVWQSLWIPFAGSPTTAHVLGGCRMSDTPDDGVVDRAGRVHGHRGLYVADGSVVPSNLGVNPSLTITALAEYIMAQVPGAGEAPTSAAPEDD; encoded by the coding sequence ATGTCCGACGACCTCCAGCACTACGACGCCGACTTCGTGGTGATCGGCTCCGGCTTCGGCGGATCCGTGTCGGCGCTCCGTCTCGCGGAGAAGGGCTACAAAGTCGTCGTACTCGAGCAGGGCAAACGATACGAGCGCTCGGATTTCCCTGAGACGAGTTGGGGGCTGAAGAAGTACCTGTGGATGCCCCGCTTCGGCTGGGGCGGCATCCAGGCGGTCAGCTTCTTCCGCCACATGCTGGTGCTTCATGGGACGGGGGTGGGAGGCGGTTCGCTGGTCTACGCGAACAACCTTATTCATCCACCGGCACAGGCCTTCGGTGAGGACGAATGGGGGAGGGCCGACTGGGTCGGTCGTTTGGAGCCTCACTACGCCGAAGCCCGCCGCATGCTCGGAGCCAGCCCGTGCGAAGGCCTTGGCCGCACCGACGAGCTTCTTGAACAAGTGGCGGCGGAGATGCCTGGATCGGGAACGCTCCGAGCCAGCGATGTCGGAGTCTTCTTTGGCGAATCCGGCGTCGAGGTCGCCGACCCGTACTTCGGTGGGGAAGGTCCACGCCGCACCGGGTGCACGCGCTGTGGGGCGTGTATGATCGGATGCCGTGTCGGTGCGAAGAACACGCTCGATAGGAACTACCTGTGGTTCGCAGAACGGCTCGGGGTCGAGATCGTACCGGAAACCCGAGTCACGGGAATCGAGCCTCGTGACGGAGGCTACACGGTCCACGTCCGAGACCCTCTCCGTCGCGATCCGGGAAGGAGGAGTTGGCGTGCGAAGCAGGTCGTGGTCGCAGGAGGGGTCTTAGGTTCTGTCCACTTGCTACTCCGCTCCCGCGACAAGGGATGGCTGCCCGATCTTTCTCCTCGCATCGGTGAGTTCGTACGCACGAACTCCGAAGAACTTCTGGTGGTGGAGAGCAAAGATCGGACGGTGGATCTCGGCGACCACGTGGCGATTACGTCCGGCCTTCAAGCGGACGCGGACACGTTCGTGGAGATGGTGCGTTTGAACCGCGGGTCGGACGTTCTGTTCTGGCTGACCGCCCCGTTGGCTGGTGTGTCACGCCTTCCTCAAGCCGTGGCTCCGCTCGTCGCTGCGCTCTCGAGTATTCCGAGATTCTTGCTCGGACTGTGGCCGTTCGGACGGGCCTCACGGTCAGCGATCCTACTGGCCATGCAGCCGACTGAAGGACATCTCAGTCTCGTACTCCAACGACGCTGGCTTGGATTGGGCCGTGCTGTTCTCAAATCCGAGTTGCCGATCGGTGAGAAGCCGCCTGCCGTGCGAATCCCCGTCGCTCGAGAGATCGCACGCCGCTTGGCCGAGAAAATGAACGGTACTGTGTGGCAGAGCCTGTGGATCCCGTTCGCCGGATCACCCACAACTGCTCACGTCCTAGGTGGCTGCCGAATGAGCGATACCCCAGATGACGGAGTCGTAGATCGGGCCGGGCGCGTGCACGGCCATCGCGGACTCTACGTAGCGGACGGCTCGGTCGTGCCGTCCAACCTGGGCGTAAATCCGAGCCTCACCATCACAGCACTCGCCGAATACATCATGGCCCAGGTCCCCGGAGCGGGCGAAGCGCCCACGAGCGCCGCGCCAGAGGACGACTAG
- a CDS encoding TauD/TfdA family dioxygenase yields the protein MSDTAATDSGLFIRPVTPTIGAEVLGVDLGDLSDENFATIREALTEHQVIFFRDQDISVEAHKAFGARFGTLDIHPNDPGLDGHPEVMIIHADKTSKRVAGEMWHSDVSCGEEPPMGSILRMFTVPESGGDTMFASMYAAYEALSERMKEMLEGLTAIHDGAPYYQSVNAMIGRDDTRKVYPKSEHPVVRTHPVSGRKCLYVNSMFTTQILGLPIPESDALLNFLFDHVKSPAFQCRFRWQQHSIAFWDNRCTQHYAVWDYSPNVRSGYRVTVRGERPQA from the coding sequence ATGAGCGACACTGCGGCGACCGATTCGGGACTCTTCATCCGACCGGTCACACCCACGATTGGGGCGGAAGTACTCGGTGTGGACCTTGGTGATTTGTCGGACGAGAACTTCGCCACGATTCGCGAGGCTCTCACGGAGCACCAAGTAATTTTCTTCCGTGACCAGGACATTTCCGTGGAAGCCCATAAAGCCTTTGGAGCGCGCTTCGGCACCCTGGACATCCACCCCAACGACCCCGGGCTGGACGGACACCCCGAGGTCATGATCATTCATGCGGACAAAACCTCAAAGCGCGTAGCGGGGGAGATGTGGCACTCCGATGTGTCCTGCGGTGAAGAGCCCCCCATGGGATCGATCCTGAGGATGTTTACCGTCCCGGAAAGTGGCGGTGACACGATGTTTGCCAGCATGTACGCCGCTTACGAAGCCCTGTCCGAGCGAATGAAGGAGATGCTCGAGGGCCTCACCGCGATCCACGACGGTGCTCCGTACTACCAGAGCGTGAACGCGATGATCGGGCGCGACGACACGCGGAAGGTCTACCCGAAGAGCGAACATCCGGTGGTTCGAACCCATCCCGTGTCGGGGCGAAAGTGCCTCTATGTGAACTCGATGTTCACCACCCAGATCCTTGGACTCCCCATCCCGGAAAGTGATGCACTCCTCAACTTCCTGTTCGACCACGTGAAGAGCCCCGCTTTTCAGTGTCGCTTCAGGTGGCAGCAGCATTCGATCGCCTTCTGGGACAACAGGTGTACACAGCACTACGCGGTCTGGGATTACTCCCCGAACGTCCGCTCCGGGTACCGAGTAACCGTTCGAGGGGAGCGCCCCCAAGCGTAG
- a CDS encoding SgcJ/EcaC family oxidoreductase, which yields MKIRTIATLALALALGACASEEATDDAMADATPEASADAQAVTELAEYWATHYNMGHPGMVAGKYADEAWLLSSDGTLSEGSEAIETFLGSTAEMNPQVVITPGEVRVFGDQAVGVGMYEMTLSPEGAEPVSYGGSYMTHNVKVDGAWVIAGHIGNLTDDPFEGFEFSAPEGEAGENQGTMGELTGGWATHYNLGHASMVADYYTEDAMASLSRGGQVMGREAISTALSDMMEARPGRTVDINSLQTWELGDGWALDGGWFASTEAGADAPFQSGGYLNLLKQADDGSWQIHWGVSNAWPTGDM from the coding sequence ATGAAGATCCGTACCATAGCCACTCTGGCACTGGCATTAGCGCTGGGCGCCTGCGCGTCCGAAGAAGCCACCGACGACGCGATGGCGGATGCTACGCCCGAGGCATCCGCGGACGCTCAGGCGGTCACCGAACTCGCTGAGTATTGGGCTACGCATTACAACATGGGCCATCCCGGTATGGTTGCCGGCAAGTATGCAGATGAAGCCTGGTTGCTCAGTTCGGACGGAACCCTTTCTGAAGGTTCAGAAGCGATCGAGACCTTCTTGGGAAGCACGGCCGAGATGAACCCGCAGGTTGTGATCACGCCTGGCGAAGTCAGGGTCTTCGGTGATCAGGCTGTGGGCGTGGGGATGTACGAGATGACGCTAAGCCCGGAAGGGGCTGAGCCGGTGAGCTACGGCGGATCCTACATGACGCACAACGTGAAGGTCGATGGTGCCTGGGTGATCGCAGGGCATATTGGGAACCTCACGGACGACCCGTTCGAAGGCTTTGAGTTCTCGGCGCCTGAGGGTGAGGCTGGGGAGAACCAGGGGACCATGGGTGAGCTGACAGGCGGCTGGGCGACCCATTACAACTTGGGCCACGCTTCGATGGTCGCGGACTACTATACCGAGGACGCGATGGCATCCTTATCGCGCGGCGGGCAGGTCATGGGTCGCGAGGCGATCTCGACCGCTCTTTCGGACATGATGGAAGCGCGCCCGGGGAGGACGGTCGACATCAACAGTCTGCAAACGTGGGAGCTCGGCGATGGCTGGGCGCTCGACGGCGGCTGGTTCGCTTCGACGGAAGCCGGCGCGGATGCACCGTTCCAGTCGGGCGGTTACCTCAACCTGCTCAAGCAGGCGGATGATGGGTCGTGGCAGATTCATTGGGGGGTGTCCAACGCTTGGCCGACGGGCGACATGTAG
- a CDS encoding aminotransferase class V-fold PLP-dependent enzyme, which yields MTSPAYDLDSVRAQIPILGSLIPMNNCSQAPQCSVTRAAADAYLASWNEAGMDWDSWMAETDAARAEFAALINADPNDVSVATSVSQATASVATGLDYTGTRHRVVASGGEFPTVGHVWLAQERMGAEVDWVPVRDGCIELEDYEAAIDEQTAIVSACQGYYQTGFKQDIGAIAELAHAKGALLYVDAYQTLGTESFDAPKCGADFVASGNLKFLMGIPGIAFVWVRPGLADQLKPTITGWFGRANPYSFEADRLDWGEGARRLDTGTPPIMEAYVARAGMAWLREIGMDHIGAWNRALGRRAAEGAAERGLEVLGSAEAARRAPTTAIACEDSHTVEAKMRARGIIASARGPAIRIAPHFYNTMDDVDQALDALAAVMAT from the coding sequence ATGACTTCTCCCGCATACGACCTCGACTCGGTCAGGGCGCAGATCCCGATCCTGGGATCGTTGATCCCCATGAACAATTGCTCACAAGCGCCGCAATGCAGCGTGACGCGAGCTGCAGCTGACGCCTATTTGGCCTCATGGAACGAGGCTGGAATGGACTGGGACAGCTGGATGGCCGAGACGGATGCGGCCCGAGCTGAATTCGCGGCCCTTATCAATGCGGACCCGAATGACGTCTCGGTGGCCACCTCGGTGTCTCAAGCAACAGCGAGCGTCGCCACCGGACTCGACTACACGGGGACGCGGCACCGCGTTGTAGCAAGCGGCGGCGAATTCCCCACGGTAGGCCACGTGTGGCTCGCCCAGGAACGCATGGGAGCCGAAGTGGACTGGGTCCCCGTACGTGACGGCTGCATCGAACTCGAGGACTACGAGGCCGCGATCGACGAACAGACCGCGATCGTGTCGGCATGCCAGGGTTATTACCAAACCGGCTTCAAGCAGGACATCGGGGCGATCGCGGAACTCGCTCATGCCAAGGGTGCCCTGCTCTACGTAGACGCCTACCAGACTTTGGGTACGGAGTCTTTCGATGCCCCAAAGTGCGGAGCCGATTTCGTGGCATCGGGGAACCTCAAGTTCCTGATGGGCATCCCAGGCATCGCCTTCGTGTGGGTACGGCCTGGCCTAGCGGATCAGCTCAAACCCACCATCACCGGCTGGTTCGGAAGGGCGAATCCATACTCCTTCGAAGCCGACCGGCTCGACTGGGGAGAAGGCGCGAGACGGCTGGATACGGGCACACCACCCATCATGGAAGCGTATGTCGCCAGGGCCGGGATGGCATGGCTGCGAGAGATCGGGATGGATCATATCGGCGCATGGAACCGGGCCCTTGGCCGGAGAGCGGCCGAGGGGGCGGCAGAGCGCGGCCTGGAGGTCCTGGGCTCAGCAGAGGCGGCCCGTAGGGCTCCGACGACAGCGATCGCGTGTGAAGACAGTCACACCGTCGAGGCCAAGATGCGCGCACGAGGGATCATCGCCTCGGCGCGAGGGCCCGCGATTCGCATCGCCCCACACTTCTACAACACGATGGACGACGTCGACCAGGCCCTGGATGCTTTAGCCGCAGTAATGGCGACATGA
- a CDS encoding sodium-dependent transporter has product MTRERFGSRLGVLATMVGLAVGLGNVWRFPYMVGQFGGAAFIVLYLLIAALVAVPALMGEWSLGRHTRHGTLGAYQAIGMPGGRYIGWLLMGITWAAVAYYTNAIGWVVYHALAEITAPFGRPIDPSRILPPEQGFSATSMGLQVGFTALVLLAEARIVLRGVQRGIERASKIITPILFVTLLIVIVRSVTLPGADEGIRWLLAFEPSQITPTVAIAALGQVVFSIGLGGTLMLVYGSYLGDDVDIRANAIWTVIGDTGAGLLAGLAIFPAVFAFGLEPGSGPGLLFATLPQVFEQLPAGWIFGSLFFGGLSGAALLSGIAAYEVLVAGFSDSLGWTRKKAVWTVYGVSMLLALPPMINLEIFVPWDLTFGSGGQTMGALIAVVTVGWVMSRATLLEQVAGANPSSTDRALIHWLRWVVPTAVLAASGWWLVTDVLGLVQL; this is encoded by the coding sequence ATGACCCGCGAGAGGTTCGGGAGCCGACTCGGGGTCTTAGCCACGATGGTCGGTCTGGCGGTCGGCCTGGGAAACGTGTGGCGCTTCCCCTACATGGTCGGACAATTCGGCGGGGCAGCATTCATCGTGCTCTACCTGCTGATCGCAGCACTCGTGGCCGTTCCGGCTCTTATGGGCGAGTGGTCGTTGGGTCGTCACACGCGGCACGGGACCCTGGGGGCGTACCAGGCCATTGGAATGCCGGGCGGGCGGTACATCGGGTGGCTCCTCATGGGCATCACGTGGGCGGCCGTTGCCTACTACACCAATGCGATCGGGTGGGTGGTCTACCACGCCTTGGCCGAGATCACGGCCCCGTTCGGACGCCCCATCGATCCGTCTCGCATTCTTCCGCCTGAGCAGGGTTTTTCAGCCACGTCGATGGGCCTTCAAGTCGGCTTCACGGCTTTAGTGCTGCTCGCGGAAGCGAGGATCGTGCTCCGGGGGGTTCAGCGCGGAATCGAACGGGCGTCCAAGATCATCACGCCCATCCTCTTCGTGACGCTCCTGATTGTGATTGTACGGTCCGTCACGCTCCCAGGCGCCGATGAGGGGATTCGTTGGCTCCTCGCGTTCGAGCCCAGTCAGATCACACCTACCGTGGCGATCGCGGCACTAGGCCAGGTGGTGTTCTCCATAGGGCTCGGCGGCACGCTCATGCTCGTCTACGGGTCGTACCTCGGCGACGACGTTGACATCCGGGCCAACGCCATCTGGACCGTGATCGGTGACACGGGAGCGGGGCTACTCGCAGGACTCGCAATATTCCCGGCGGTATTCGCCTTCGGCCTCGAGCCGGGGTCGGGGCCAGGCCTCCTGTTCGCCACTCTTCCCCAAGTCTTCGAGCAACTCCCGGCAGGTTGGATCTTCGGAAGCCTTTTCTTCGGGGGACTGTCCGGTGCGGCGCTACTCTCGGGAATCGCCGCTTACGAGGTACTCGTCGCGGGCTTCTCAGATTCCCTCGGGTGGACGCGGAAGAAAGCGGTCTGGACGGTCTACGGAGTGTCGATGCTCCTAGCACTCCCTCCCATGATCAACCTTGAGATCTTCGTGCCCTGGGACCTCACGTTCGGCTCGGGAGGCCAGACCATGGGCGCCCTAATCGCAGTGGTGACGGTCGGTTGGGTCATGAGCCGCGCGACGCTTCTTGAGCAAGTCGCGGGAGCGAACCCTTCGAGCACGGATCGGGCCCTCATCCACTGGCTCCGGTGGGTCGTGCCGACAGCGGTCCTGGCCGCCTCCGGATGGTGGCTCGTCACTGACGTCCTAGGTCTGGTGCAACTGTAG
- a CDS encoding histidine phosphatase family protein: MRRRAFLALFALFLAAPTVLQAQEETVVVYLVRHAERAEDGSNDPPISEAGWERSRLVGTMLADAGLTRIHSTDFKRTRSTGQPTAEGAGIEIESYDSRDLPGFAAQLKTMPGRHLVLGHSNTTPQLVEALGGDPGGDIEEMEYDRFYIVTIIGGQVSTVMLRFGELYEG, encoded by the coding sequence ATGCGTCGTCGTGCTTTTCTCGCGCTTTTCGCGCTCTTTCTTGCGGCACCGACCGTCCTACAGGCCCAAGAAGAGACAGTCGTCGTCTACCTGGTTCGCCACGCGGAGCGCGCTGAGGACGGGAGCAACGACCCGCCGATCTCCGAAGCAGGTTGGGAGCGGTCTCGCCTCGTGGGAACGATGCTCGCAGATGCGGGGCTCACAAGAATCCACTCGACGGATTTCAAGCGAACGCGATCCACAGGACAGCCGACAGCGGAAGGGGCCGGTATCGAGATCGAGTCCTACGACTCGCGCGACTTACCTGGATTCGCAGCTCAACTCAAGACGATGCCCGGTCGGCATTTGGTCCTGGGGCACAGCAATACGACGCCGCAGCTCGTCGAGGCGCTTGGGGGTGACCCTGGGGGTGACATCGAAGAAATGGAATACGACCGTTTCTACATCGTGACGATCATTGGGGGCCAGGTGAGCACTGTCATGCTCCGATTCGGCGAGCTGTACGAAGGCTGA
- a CDS encoding FAD:protein FMN transferase — MSFDPPSVSRRDALRITAAVGIAAVAGGHTAMEIIRRAGLHRVSVSKARLGTLVEIDVVHPDRDGAHEMIRGAFAEIDRLESILSRHRTDSALSILNRAGEVMTPSHDLVTVLESALHIARMTDGAFDPTVLPLLEVHASSFSVSGRPPEPDVLRRTVQRVGHQNVVVSEERVALMRPDMGVTLDGIGKGYVVDRTVQALVRAGAERVLVDAGGDIASGGERSKEDPWRIGLQHPRTARLVGVVDLAGRSVATSGDSMQSFTEDRSHHHIIDPRTGVSPEETAGVSVVAESAMEADALSTASLVLGPGKALPLLDGMAGVEGLLVTKDGEIHSTSGMP; from the coding sequence ATGTCGTTTGATCCGCCGTCGGTCAGCCGCCGAGATGCTTTGAGGATCACTGCGGCGGTGGGCATCGCTGCTGTCGCGGGTGGGCACACGGCCATGGAAATCATCCGCCGTGCTGGACTCCACCGGGTGAGTGTGTCAAAAGCCCGACTCGGCACGCTGGTCGAGATCGACGTCGTGCACCCGGATCGAGATGGAGCGCACGAGATGATCCGTGGGGCCTTTGCCGAGATCGATCGCCTTGAGTCGATTCTCAGTCGACATCGGACGGACTCGGCGCTGTCGATACTGAACCGCGCGGGCGAGGTGATGACGCCGTCTCATGATCTGGTCACCGTACTCGAATCGGCGTTACACATCGCACGCATGACGGATGGTGCGTTCGACCCGACGGTGCTGCCATTGCTCGAAGTGCACGCCTCCAGCTTCTCAGTGTCAGGTCGCCCACCCGAGCCGGATGTCCTTCGCCGGACGGTCCAGCGCGTAGGACATCAGAACGTCGTCGTCTCGGAGGAGCGCGTGGCACTGATGCGACCGGACATGGGGGTCACTCTGGACGGCATCGGCAAAGGGTACGTCGTGGACCGAACCGTCCAGGCTCTAGTTCGCGCCGGAGCCGAACGGGTCCTGGTCGACGCCGGAGGAGATATCGCGTCAGGTGGTGAACGCTCCAAAGAGGACCCCTGGAGAATCGGGTTGCAGCATCCTCGTACGGCTCGGCTCGTTGGGGTCGTCGACCTGGCTGGACGATCCGTGGCTACCTCGGGCGACTCTATGCAGTCATTTACCGAAGATCGGAGCCATCACCACATCATCGATCCAAGAACCGGCGTATCCCCAGAGGAGACTGCGGGCGTTTCGGTAGTGGCAGAGAGTGCGATGGAGGCGGATGCACTCTCGACGGCCTCCTTGGTTCTCGGGCCTGGAAAAGCGTTGCCATTGTTGGATGGTATGGCTGGAGTTGAGGGTCTTCTAGTCACGAAGGACGGCGAGATACACTCCACCAGCGGTATGCCCTAG